Proteins from a genomic interval of Cottoperca gobio chromosome 8, fCotGob3.1, whole genome shotgun sequence:
- the litafd gene encoding lITAF domain-containing protein produces MSTDANKEPPPYLTPVGGQQRDVTVYHVHTPFNPQSQENASNATPVYNSGGGGGLGLETGDGKSRYVSYDGALGHSPSMTTCTTCQQQVMTNVTYKPGTYAWLMCLLLICCGLCLCCCLIPFFMKNFKDAYHTCPRCNRVLHVDKRTML; encoded by the exons ATGAGTACAGATGCGAACAAAGAACCTCCTCCCTACCTCACACCAG TTGGTGGTCAGCAGAGGGATGTGACGGTTTACCACGTCCACACTCCATTCAACCCTCAGTCACAGGAAAACGCCTCTAATGCCACGCCAG TGTACAacagcggaggaggaggaggccttGGTCTCGAAACTGGAGATGGCAAAAGTAGGTATGTGAGCTATGACGGGGCGCTGGGGCATTCTCCCAGCATGACGACCTGCACCACCTGCCAGCAGCAGGTCATGACCAACGTGACGTACAAACCAGGGACGTACGCCTGGCTGATGTGCTTACTCCTCATCTGCTGCGG gttaTGCCTGTGCTGCTGCCTGATTCCTTTCTTCATGAAAAACTTCAAGGATGCTTACCACACGTGCCCCCGCTGCAATAGAGTGCTGCACGTTGATAAGAGAACAATGCtgtaa